Genomic segment of Populus nigra chromosome 6, ddPopNigr1.1, whole genome shotgun sequence:
tctaattaataatttaaatgattaaataaaattttaaaatataatttatattatttagctTCGGTAATGTTGAAGAACGGCATACTTCAATAGTTATTTTGCCTACGTAAAGCTTCGCtttgtactatatatatatatatatatatatatatatatatatatatagtaatgatTGAACCTGTTACATGGCAGTCATAGCTCAATGGATCAAAAACtaagaatgaaataaattgGATTTCATACACAAAATCAAGAGATTCAGATTGCGTTCATGGAATTGTGAAAGgtataaaacaataaagattGTTCATTACAATAGCAAAGAAGCCTAGGGAAAATTTCTTTCTAAAACTAGTCCATGACAAGTTCCTCCATTTGTTGGTTCATTGGTATCTAAAGATAATGAGATCAAGGCAACTGTGAAATCCCAATTGAAGAAAGATCTTCAGATAGGCGAATATGCAGACTTTCCAGGATGTTTGTGATATTCTTTATTTCCTTGTTGAAGAAAAACTAGCAAAATGTGAGTCCTAACACATGAACatgaaacaaaacaataaaaaaaaatgacagccAACAATTCCTTTGGGATTCTAAGCAGTTGGATCTCGTCAAAAATCTTCTAGCATTGCGATTCTCCACCGAAGTGTTATTGCAttttttctcaatcaatcaaagtAATTTTGGAAACAAGTCACGAAGGTAGGATTTTGTGGAGTGGAAAGGGAAGATGCCATCACTGGAGTTGAAACGAGAAAGGGAGCTTAAGGTTCGTAGTTTATTTCTTTCTAAGAATCTATGGTTTTGCTGAAGGTTTTATAAAAGAGATGAATGAGCTGGTTACCACTCGAGTAGTGAAActataaataaagttaaatgGTGTGGAGTTTTCACCGtaattctaaatataaattattacagtaaaattttctaaataacaTGGGATTTTCATTGTAGTTCTAAACATAGATTATTATGAATTacgataataaataattaaaaaggctGAAGAACATTTTAGTATTGTCAcgttctcttttttattttttatttaaaaagctaTTGgtgtgtgttttaaaattagaagatTAAGTACGATTAAGTACATATTCAATTAGAAGATTCATATCTAAAATTTGCAGAATAAGTACGAATTTAGTTTGTATTAAGATTCTTTATGCTATCTCCTTATTTGATGAGTATTGtgtataaaattacattttggtGTTTATGTAAAACACTAATATTGTATAAATAGGATTATCAACCCCATATATACAATTTCtgtacaatatttttattattattttttactattttatttacaGACTTTCCTTTACAATCTACTTGTTTACTTTCTTTTGTCATCGCTTGAAACAATATAACTTTCTTAGAGATCCCATTTTGTTTGCGAGACAGCAATTCACCTTAAGTTcctaattataatttctttcttcaatgCAGAATTCAAACAAGTAATTATTTGAGATCATATCAACCTCTAAACCTGAACATGAGGATTGTTTACCTTATGTCATGGCACACAACATTACAATATTACCCATTCTACCTCTGAATATAATTTTCACTAGTCTTGCATCGCCTATCTGCAGCAAGAACCTCCAGTAGCATCTAACAGTAAGATCCTGATGGAAATGCTAATTCTGTAgcctataaaattagatttaagaTTAATTTGCATCAGCGGGGCAAAAGTTTTCAGAACACCTTCGAATGCCACTGTCTAACTTTTCATGGTATATAGTAGGGTGCCACATACTCCTTGAATATCTACTCAAGAAAAATGTCACTGTGAAACAAAAAGGGATAACCAATATCAAGCATAATCCATGCCCATATGCATTTCGGTTCCTACCCTTCACCGCAGCCAACATCAAACAGCTagtctcaaataaaaaaaaagtgatcctGCCCTTGCCTCCAAGGAACAAACCGTAATTGCAGATAGGATAGAAACACCACTAGCCAAGGATGATGcaacaaataaacataaaatacatGACTACATTATTTCCATCACTATGTCATCCGAAAGGCTATCAATAACCAGaggatatgaaaaatataaccaTGAAGAATTCTCCAACACCCACTTTTACGTGCGCACAATCACGAAGCTCCAATTTTCTCTAATCACTAACTAGCACTCCATTACGTTACTCAAATAAATCATGCAGCGTGTTATCACTCATTATCAAATAATCAAAGGCAGGTCATACTCATAGAACCACATCATACACTAATTCATATAAACAAAGAGAACAATTATCAAAACATAACTAATTCATATAAACAAAGAGAACAATTATATACAATACATGTACATTGCACTGTGGAAAAGAAAATAGCCACAAAGGCTATCAAACACCAGAAGATGTGAGGAATATAACCATAGAGAATTCTCTAAATACCCACTACACAATCATGAACTCCCAGTTCTCTAACTAATACTCCATAACATTCCTCAAATAAATCATGCAGCATGTTATTACTCATTATCAAATCATCAAAGGCAGGTCATACGCATACAACCAAATCAAATACTGATTCATATAAACAATGAGAACAATTATATACAATATATGTGCATTGCATTGTAGAAGAGAACATAAGCCACTAAGTTCTATAATACCCTTCAATTCATGGATTCATAAATATCAGTTACCGAATTAGCACACGGTAGCCAATCTCATAGGCACCGCTTTCCCTCTCTCGGTATCACCAATTCCATCAGCCACGATCCTAACAACCTTCTTAAACGCAAAATGCACGCAATTCGACAGCGCAATCCAATATATCACCTCATATACAAACCCATAAGCGAAACCCGAAGACCGCGAAGAAAACCACCACGAAGGTTCATCCCAATCGTGCCCTCCGAATTTATCAAAATTCCACCCTCTCCCCCCACCACCAAAACCTCCTCCATCCCCGCCCCCGCCGCCACCAAAAAGACCATCACCACCGCAAAAAAACCCATACTCCTCTCCGAAACCACCGGAGTCTCCGTCAGTTTGCGATCTCCGCCTGGTCCGCCGCCGCTTTCGGAGGAGAGTGCGGCGTGAGGTTCTGGACTTGACAGGCGGCGGAGCCAAGGCATCAACGACGACGACGCAGATTTGGGAGGATTGATCTGCGAGGTTGATGCAATTTTGGCGGTGGAGAAGAAGCGAGTTTGCAGACCCTAGGGTTTGTTGTGTAGCTATTGTCAATGTGTCTGCGATTAGAGAGACGTCCATCGGGATTCcttgattattgttgttattattgaagATTGAAAGAATTAAGAATTTCGAATTTGGTTGGTTAAGGTTTGGGAATTTGATTTTCCGGGAAAATGAGAAGGAAAATGGAATGTTGAAACTGAAACGGACAGAATTAATGCGTGGATTGCGTGACGTGTTGACTGTTGTTGTGTGTTGGCTTGGCGGGTTTTGGGTCAAAAAACGGAATCCACATCGAAGCGGACTGGCATGTGTGGTTGCCAAATTTTAACATGCTCTCTTTTATGTAAACTTAGCTTTCTTGACACGTATTCACTtgcatattattcaatattttttactaaCTTTTCATTCATGTATTCAATAATTATACTTGaatattataagaaattctaaaaaaattagctttaaTAATTCTGTATAGTTTATttacaagtatagtttaaaaacaaaacaatatttttttatatgaaagtttcatacctttttctttttaaaaaaaagagacagaGTCTTgactaaggaatttttttaatagaattagtaaaaagttataaattctttcattaaaagaaattagagGTTACAAgagacaataattaaaaaaatttaatatatatcagtGCGTAGCTatggattaatttttaaaatataattttatttaattaaaaaaaattaaaatagaattccatggaaagataagattcggagaaaaatatattttttgttaaaattatcttcttgtattatttttataaaaatatttatttttaataacagcatgatttattgaataaaaactaataaaattaaaaaatatatatttatacaacTTCTAATGACTTgagttaaagagaaaaaaaaatgtatctttTAATCAAAAACTCTATTTCTTAATTCatgtatttcttcttctttttatgaaatttttttattagaaatattgtttttaaaataaaaacttgttatGATTGTGAAaacaagtttcaataaaaaattttaaaaaaaatcataaattgatcATTTTTACATATTTGTAAGAATAAATATGAGAATacttattatgaaaaaattataaaacagaaattttatttttattgaatatcaatgagcaaagtttttaaaaaatcatacaagttaaaatataattaattattaagtaattattaatattaccataCAAAGCTATAATGTTCGTGAAAACTATTATTGATGTGAATCTCATGatcatgcaacccacaatcaagattaaaATCTGATCCCGAAAAGCCGAAATagatttgataggagtgtgacacagtGAAAACTTGCCCAAGTCACCAACACTATTgaattgagtagaatgacgccacgaaaTCAGTTAATTTTCAATAAGTCAAATTTAGTTCGTTCAAGaattgaagaatgcaagaatcatcAAAGCTACCaaaatttaggttacatgtgtttaaatagttcttaaaagtaACTCTAATGAATCTACCTTGTGAGCTAAACTGACTCACATACAAAATTGATCCAAAAACTCTAAACTAAAAAGCCCATAACCTAATCCAAATAAGCCTTGGAttctaaatcaaaacaaagttttaattaagcccaaacatgaaaaaaaaaataactaatttgttattaaataccactagcccttctttccttgtgtagctaggatgaataagtaatcattataagaaaaggattctgaaacattaatgaatcattgccacacttggagattatattgcagctcattaaaaATCCTTGCAGATCTATAAAATTCCCAACACCAGCTATcatatccttgtaggaaaagaatcttaaccaaataggaagtccacaagtcaaaagaaagtaaataataaaatttgtacAGCCTATGTTGACTAGTATTGCGATGCCTTTTCAAACtttgattgacctgaaatttcaACCCAATGTAGGACATCATGTCTGGAGAGTCCACATATGAAATTTCAACCCAATGTAGGACATCATGTCTGGAGAGTCCACATAACATTTTAACTCGATCCAACaatcggattgagaattatgattgttttccaTAAACCTGGATTGTTGCGTATTTTATGCTAAAATCCAAATCTGACCTTACTGGGTTTGTGTCACAAGGCTGAGCCGTATCAATTacataattgaaaattatttaaatatcattttaataaataaaaataattttaatctaaaatataaaataagaaagaaaaaaaaggataatggTTGTTCAACAAATAGATCCGGCACATCTGGGCTTCAAAGGATGGGTCACACACCTAGCCCTAAAGAAAATGTTTAAGCAATAATGGGCTTGAAAGGTTAGGCCCACATacctatcttttttatatataagtagacaacatgtcatctaacctaaaccttttttataaacaaatgaTGTGTCGTTCATTTAGGTAGACAATGTGTCATCTTTTTGTGCAAATTCTAACTACATTTAGTGTCTGAAAAATTAGAGTCTGAGATTTTAGatcttaaaaacttatttttcaatttttattcacCTATAAACACCTAAGAAAATCACAAGCACCTTATTAAACCCATTTTAACCCCTAAACACTCGTCAatcgatataaaaaataaaggattaaatcaaataaagaaaattaccGAGCTCTAATCTACCTTTTCTAGTAGGATAAATAAATCCAAACAACCTTTATGGATCTCCTCTCTACAAGGTGAACTTATTGACACCAAGATCAGTCTTTTTCATGGTTGGAAAGTGCTTGATCGAACTCTTTCTTTGTAATGACTCCaaattttaatatcttatttcTAAATGCATTGGGAAATttgatgtgaatttttttttatacattctACTAAAATTTCGGCATAGTCTCTTTTGTATATAACctataccaagttatcgactacacTATCATAATACCATTCGATCATCAATACATCTTAATATATCATCTAACCAATATACTTCTTGATATAAGTTCTACTATCAGCAAGTATGTCACTTATTCAATTTATACTTAACATAAAATTATGtaaatagaatttaaataaattgaaggatTTCCAATTAGcataataatatatgaaatttaCAACTTACTATAGTTACATAGATTAAGATTCaataaattacaatttaaacAAAAGGGTATGTCTTATATTCATGCTACTAATACTCTATTTTGTTACGTTACATACCCTTAATAAAAGTACTACCCTAAAAAACTACTAAGCAGCTTGGGTGTACGAAGGTCCTGTTACAACATCAAATTCATAAACATGTGTTAAACTATAACAGGGTATTAATGAAATCCTAGTACAAAGCATATAGTTAACTTATGTCAGATGTCTCATATACTTTTACAATTTCTTGATCGTTTCAATATGACCTCATTAATCTTAACCTTCAATAATCTCTTTATGTATTCATGACTATCCCAATTTGGATATTACTAGTGTCAATTAACTCATTACTCAATTCTGATTATCCTATTTACAAACACCATGACCCTTTCATTGCTTTCTTTTATAAACTCTTGGCTATCCCAATTTGGATGTTATTAGCCGAAGCTTATCATGTCAATGTTCCCGGCCATCCTGACTTGGATGCCATTAACCGGAGTTAATCTTATCAAATGTTCTCAGCCATCCGACTCAGATGTCATTAGCCGTAGCTAATGTGATCAAATGTTCATGGCTATCCgacttggatgccattagccacaACTAATCTGATCAAATTTTCCCGCCCATCCCaacttggatgccattagctgaagctaatcttaTCAAATATTCTCGTCCATCCAACTTGGATGCAATTAGCCGCAactaatttaatcaaatattctCGGCCATCCCGAAGCTAATCTTatcaaatatttcatgtttgcAATTTGCTTCCATAATCATTGATATTTTCATGATGAAGTATCAGCTTCACCAATTCCATAGTCATTAATCTTTCAGCGACTAAGTATTATCACTTTAACCTTAGTTTCCCTTCTTCGGAAACTAAACATCCCACCATATCATTTCCTTAGTTACTCATTATAGTAACTAAATATCAAAACCACGATCACACTTCAACTTCCTTACTGCGATTGCCAGGtcatatttgtaatttttgttgtcatcacccaattttgggtgattccccaaaattcgttttttttccaaaaaaaaataataataaaaaaaaatcaaaaaaatcaaaatgaaaaaataaaataaaggctgacaaTGTGGAGAAAGCTGATCAAGAAAAACTGCCAAAATAGGCCGGGAAACCAAGTCGCAATTTTTGAAGGAAATTCAAGACCTATTGGCGCCCCATTgcgcccaaaaatagaaaagtgcaaatttaaaggtcaaattaaatgagtattggacgaatttgcataaaaattaagtctaatgacataattaaatttttaatgggccaatttgatttaatcatgggccaaattaaattttaattatgtttaagaattaatttaggtccagatgaaggaattaattaagtgcaaggacttaattatactttaaatgggtcaaattaattttatttggggcttaattggtgaaaaattaagtttgggagcctaatttgggcttaatggagaagattggaattttaagagaccaaatttaatttttaccaagttaattgattggaatcaggggtcaaattgcaagaaaattgaagttttagggccaattaggggttaaattgacaaaatccaaaGCCAAGGACCATACTGCAAGAGGCGCCAAACTGCAGGGGCCAAATTGACAAATCTGAGgggtcaaattgcaagaaaattgaagttttagggccaatcagggacttaattgaagcaatccgagaccaaggaccaaaacgTAAGACGCGCGCAAGAGGAAGGATTGATGTGAAATCTGGCGCTTTGGCGccagttttcatttaaatgaaacggcgcgttttgggAAAAATGACGCCGTTTCatgcgttaaaaaaaaaaaaaaataggggggGCAGgaccaggcgacgcgtcgcctggtactgttcatcttcttctccactaagctgcccgagtggccgacttcaAGCCTTGTTTTCGGCCTCGTTTCTTCCTCCAAATCCGACAACGCGTGCACCAAAATGTCcacctgaaacccctttatcctcgAGAATGGTCCAGTCGGGTCGAAAAACCTTGAAACGGCTTCGTTTATTGgcccaaagtggccacctcgttcagtctgcagccttggattgccaaaatttggcagttcgaggtgcacactttggaccaacggtttggattcctcgagtcgaatcaagggctgagaatTTTTCCccgttgaagacaagattaccctctttccagccctataaataggagccaATTCCACGCTCAGGGGACGGAGAAAACGGAGCTCAAAGTTGGCCGAAAACCAGCCTTCTGTATTcatttttcctgcaaacaatcctttttctgctttctctctccaccgtggccttcagccaccaccaccttcatcaCCTGGCTTCTCACCATCATCCCCACCTCCAGTAGCCATAAAACCATCTCACGTGACAGTTGCACcgcttctctccctctctcctctgTAAAAATCTTCTCCTCTGCCACCGGGACTCCAGCAGCGGCGGCGACAGCAGAGCTAGCATCCACCACCTTTCCCAGAAGCTCTCTTCCTTCCCAAAGGCAGCCGGGGTAGCAGTTCTCTCCTCAGCCACACCAACAGCTCCAGCCGtgagctttccttctcctctgcaggactcgtttccttcttcttccagccGTGACCAGTGCACGCCGCCGGCCTCACCACCTCCAGTTGCACCGCGCTCCGCCGGCCAGGCCGCCAACTCCTCCACGCCAGGTAATACTTTCCTCCCCTTCCGCTTCTTCTTCGCCGTCTCTGTTCACTGAGTGAACagtggacgtgaattataattcacgtctacTGTTCACGCATGAACAgtagacgtgaattataattcatgtctactgttcatgcagtgtattattttctttttttttttttcaaaaaaatttcaaaaattaaaaaaaatctaaatttaaaaaaaatcatttcaaaaatttgtgattttcttaaatatttttctaccaagttTGCTCGATATTGGGTTGTAtacttacattgtaagatacaagtccggtattaaaatacctggttttcttcgaaatatttcaaaaaaaaaagagaagaaaaatttcaaaaaaaaatattttattgcatacGGCCAGgtcctaaataattttccaagcatgtttgttttcaaaaaaaatataaaaaattgcatctttctcatgttttaaaaaataaaaaaatggatatcataactagtttatgatcatctgttagggtttggccaaaatgtcaaaaacttttatttcaactttttttttctaggatccagatgtagactttaatatttgtggggtgtaaaattacacgataaagtacactctcgggtattaaagatacaaggtgtaaataaaagcaattttaaaattcagactttagaatggttaggatttgacccaataaggtagagactccctcatgaagggagatctgccttgaactttagaaaagaccaacgaatagaaccttgacctagaaaaaataatcaaacaacaatgcagcttaccttaggtagggtgcactgggggtgatgcgtcttccccttgcacaaccagtcccttactcagactctcgcagaccataggttcctagtgaccataatactaggtggcgactccaaagaaccaagcaaaaccaacaataataataaaaaaaatcgccagccgacgtcgcgcggattttttttgacgtgcgacagaatggcgactccactggggacgcCTTGTTTGGtcggactaagctttgtttgtttgattgttgATTATCTGTTTTGGTCTATTTAAATTTACTGTTTCAGCACTTTTATTTCTTGCTCATacatataaatacatcaagaatAATATGTTcatgcatttttaatttttgcaagaaaacccaattctaggataggaggggagtagcggtctgccccatgactttcagtcggggttcagattcGTGAAACGTCCAACTATGAGCTGAGTGTTTACTTGGTGATAGCGGACACATAGTGCCCGAACCTTcccttgtaaacccctatactgcCTTCACGTAAGGTGGTCACTGGGCAGTTCATAGACCTTTTTGAGACCAGCTAGAAAACTTATCCCTCATATAAtaacctagatttttttttccctaaaactTTACAGGATTTTTTGAGCTAAGACCATGACTTCCCTTACCTTTTCGGAATATGGGGAAAGATCTGAGATGATGCAAGTAGTTGAAGGGGATTGCCCAAGAACCAAGGTTGAGGAATTACCACACATAACCAAAGTGCATTATTCTGTAGACACCATAAAGAAGTTGGCTCCTCTTCTGGGATATATTGATGAGAACCTGTTTGAGAAGAAGTATGGAAGAATTGCTCATCTAATAAAAATGCCTATTCAGATTTCAGCGGTTAAAGCCTTGATGCATTTCTGGGATCCAAACTACAGATGTTTCACCTTTGGGGATATTGATATGACTCCTACTCTTGAGGAGTATGCTCAGATTCTAAGTTTTCCCAATGATCCCTGCAAAGTATACTTCAGACAAAGAATTGAGAATACAGTTACCGCAGTTGCCAAACTTCTACATTTGGATCCAGTTGACCGGTATAGGATATCCAATGGAGGGTTCAAGTGGAAGATGATCGAGAATAAGATGAAGACAGATAAGGAAGAAGGGAAGTTGGGTGAAGAAAGATATCAGATAATTGCTTTTGCCATCTTTGGGTTGGTTCTGTTTCCTTCAGAAGCCGCTGGAATTATCAGCATTGAAGCTGCTAACGCCTTCCTTGAATTTGAAGAGGTAAAGAATAACCCTACTTCAGCTATCTTAGCTGAAACTTTCCTATCTTTGAACCATTGCAGATTACATGGGAAAGGGGCAATGCGATGTTGTATCCCTCTCTTATTCATGTGGATAGTAAGCCACTTGGAAGCATCAAAAGAAGTCTTCAATAATTTCTGGTGGTTTAACACGAGGCCTCTTGAGTTGGTGCTAGCTGAAGAATGGAATGATTTGGATGAAAAGGCATGGGTAGAAAAATACCGAGAACTTCCTCAAACTAATTTCAGATGGAAAGCTCCTTGGGTAAGTGGTTCATCTTACCTCATGAGTTGTGGCGACAAGGCATGGGTTCCTTTGATTGGCTTAACTGGATATATCAGCTACTCACCCTCATTAGTAGCTAGACAGTTTGGAGGTGTACAGCACGTGCTAAGAACTTGGGCAGTAGCCGAATATACTGGTCTGTTTAAAGAAGCTAGCTCTTTGGATATGTTAGATACCATTAGAAATGACTGGAAGCAGCCTGTTTTGGTCTTTAAGGAAGAGCATCAAAAAGAGTGCTCTGTTAGCCCTGCATATTTGATATGGAGGGGTGGCAGTTCATCTAAGATACTTCAAGAGGCAAAAGAGCAAAGAAAAGCCCAAGACAAGTCGTCTGTGATGTTGgagctaaaaagaaaaagggtcaaCAATGAGGAGGATCTTCGAGAAGAGCTGGATAAGTTGAGGATTGAGCTCGGTAatagtaaaaaacatcaaagattctTGGAAGACCAActtttgaaagaagaaaagatgaaggCCTCTCTGGATCGGCAGTTGAAGGAAAGAGATGAGCAGATTGTTAAGTTAAAGAAGAACCAGCATGAAGCAAATCAGCAACTGAATGAAGGGAAGGCCAAGAATGACGAGTTGGTAAAAAAGCATGTAATAGTGGAGCAAGAATTGGCAAGTCTAAAAAAGGCCTCGGAAAGTAAAAAGACTGCCAGCAAAGAAACAATAGCTTCcttgaagaaagaaagggacCAGTATAAATCAAAATGGGAGGCTGAAAAAGAGGAGCAAATTAGCTGATCTCGccctcaaagaagaaaaaaggttaaGGGCT
This window contains:
- the LOC133696549 gene encoding uncharacterized protein LOC133696549; its protein translation is MDVSLIADTLTIATQQTLGSANSLLLHRQNCINLADQSSQICVVVVDALAPPPVKSRTSRRTLLRKRRRTRRRSQTDGDSGGFGEEYGFFCGGDGLFGGGGGGDGGGFGGGGRGWNFDKFGGHDWDEPSWWFSSRSSGFAYGFVYEVIYWIALSNCVHFAFKKVVRIVADGIGDTERGKAVPMRLATVC